The following are from one region of the Amylibacter sp. IMCC11727 genome:
- a CDS encoding pyridoxamine 5'-phosphate oxidase family protein — MQTIDSIPALEALYDDAAPASLTKVTPVITPNYRKWIEASRFCILSTVGPEGTDATPRGDDGPVVRIADEKTILMPDWRGNNRLDNLRNIVRDPRVSLMFLIPGEKNVVRVNGTAKLTADADLCHSFEQKGMHPKTVIVFTVKELYFQCAKAILRSGLWNGTDETLVVPTAGDLLKEMREDFDGKAYDDAYVDRAKATMWG; from the coding sequence ATGCAAACCATCGATTCAATCCCCGCCCTCGAAGCGCTTTACGACGATGCGGCCCCCGCCTCGCTGACCAAAGTCACCCCCGTCATCACGCCCAACTATCGCAAATGGATCGAGGCTTCTCGATTTTGCATCCTCTCCACCGTCGGGCCAGAAGGCACAGACGCCACCCCGCGCGGCGATGATGGGCCCGTAGTGCGCATCGCAGACGAAAAAACCATCCTGATGCCCGACTGGCGCGGCAACAACCGGCTCGACAATTTGCGCAACATTGTGCGCGATCCGCGTGTCTCGCTGATGTTCCTGATCCCCGGCGAAAAGAACGTGGTGCGCGTGAACGGCACCGCCAAACTCACCGCTGACGCCGATCTATGTCACAGCTTTGAGCAAAAAGGCATGCACCCCAAAACCGTCATCGTCTTCACGGTCAAAGAACTCTACTTCCAATGCGCCAAAGCCATCCTGCGCTCAGGCCTCTGGAATGGTACAGATGAAACATTGGTCGTACCCACCGCAGGTGATTTACTGAAAGAAATGAGAGAGGATTTCGACGGCAAAGCCTACGACGATGCCTATGTGGATCGCGCGAAGGCGACGATGTGGGGGTGA
- a CDS encoding MarR family transcriptional regulator, translating to MTFDKDSSAGYLVNHMARLFAKGLQDRIAPLGIVIGQFPILLELWEKDGVSQRDLLVRLDIEQATLANTLNRMERDGLIKRTKDEADARVQKIWLTAKAVEIKAQAYQSANDQNAVALADLDAAERELFLSLTRRVIGAMRSD from the coding sequence ATGACTTTTGATAAAGATTCCTCTGCTGGATACCTTGTGAACCACATGGCGCGATTGTTCGCCAAAGGATTGCAAGATCGCATCGCCCCGTTGGGTATTGTTATTGGCCAATTTCCGATCTTGTTGGAACTTTGGGAAAAGGATGGTGTGTCACAACGCGACCTTTTGGTTCGTCTTGATATTGAGCAAGCCACGTTGGCAAACACGCTTAATCGTATGGAGCGGGATGGTTTGATAAAGCGAACCAAGGACGAAGCGGATGCGAGGGTGCAAAAAATCTGGCTGACCGCGAAAGCGGTCGAGATCAAAGCGCAGGCGTATCAATCCGCAAACGATCAAAACGCTGTGGCGTTGGCAGATTTGGACGCCGCCGAACGGGAGCTTTTCCTCAGCCTAACACGGCGGGTTATAGGGGCTATGAGGTCAGATTAG
- a CDS encoding antibiotic biosynthesis monooxygenase yields the protein MSKLQELDPIVALADQLQSEEGPVVLVNIFTVDAAEEDALVTAWTHDAHFMKEQPGYVSTQLHKGIAGSSTFMNYAIWQDVASFRAAFTNPEFQRRIGQYPPSAVTRPHLFTKLAIDNLCTA from the coding sequence ATGTCAAAACTTCAAGAACTCGACCCCATCGTCGCCCTTGCCGATCAACTGCAATCCGAAGAAGGGCCGGTCGTTTTGGTCAATATTTTCACGGTGGATGCTGCCGAAGAAGACGCGCTCGTCACCGCCTGGACCCACGATGCACACTTTATGAAAGAACAACCCGGTTATGTTTCGACCCAGCTTCACAAGGGAATTGCAGGCAGCTCTACCTTTATGAACTACGCCATTTGGCAAGACGTCGCGTCCTTTCGCGCGGCCTTCACAAACCCAGAATTCCAGCGCCGCATCGGGCAATATCCGCCAAGCGCAGTAACTCGCCCGCACCTTTTTACAAAATTGGCAATCGACAATCTTTGCACAGCCTAA